From Candidatus Thermoplasmatota archaeon, the proteins below share one genomic window:
- a CDS encoding V-type ATP synthase subunit B: MTKEYKTITEIAGPLVFLEKTEPVGYGELVSLRLADGSLKRGQVLDTSDTLVAVQVFEGTSGINRDASVKFLGETIKLPVSKDMLGRILSGGGQPRDGGPEIIPEKRVDIIGAAINPYSRESPKEFIQTGISTIDGMNTLVRGQKLPIFSSSGLPHNEIALQIARQAKVRGSGEEFAVVFAAMGITNEEYEFFRRDFERTGALERAVLFVNLADDPAIERLITPRLALTAAEYLAYEHDYHVLVVLTDMTNYCEALRQIGAAREEVPGRRGYPGYMYTDLAMLYERAGRIKDRKGSITQVPILTMPGDDITHPIPDLTGYITEGQIVISRELHRKGVYPPINVLPSLSRLMNQGIGKGKTREDHKAVSDQCYAGYAEGKDLRGLVAIVGKEALSARDKAFLEFADVFEDRFVRQRRDEDRSIEDTLRVAWDLVGQLPEEALTRLDRKFIEKFHPKYAAKQAAAATTPA; the protein is encoded by the coding sequence ATGACGAAGGAATACAAGACGATCACGGAGATCGCCGGCCCCCTCGTCTTCCTCGAGAAGACGGAGCCCGTGGGCTACGGCGAGCTCGTTTCGCTGCGCCTCGCCGACGGCTCGCTCAAGCGCGGCCAGGTCCTCGACACGTCGGACACGCTCGTCGCCGTGCAGGTCTTCGAGGGCACGTCCGGCATCAACCGCGACGCGTCGGTCAAGTTCCTCGGCGAGACCATCAAGCTCCCCGTGTCGAAGGACATGCTCGGGCGCATCCTCTCGGGCGGCGGCCAGCCCCGCGACGGCGGCCCCGAGATCATCCCCGAGAAGCGTGTCGACATCATCGGCGCGGCCATCAACCCGTACTCGCGCGAGTCGCCGAAGGAGTTCATCCAGACCGGCATCTCCACGATCGACGGCATGAACACGCTCGTGCGCGGCCAGAAGCTCCCGATCTTCTCGTCCTCGGGTCTCCCGCACAACGAGATCGCTCTCCAGATCGCCCGCCAGGCGAAAGTGCGCGGCTCCGGCGAGGAGTTCGCCGTCGTCTTCGCCGCGATGGGCATCACGAACGAGGAGTACGAGTTCTTCCGCCGCGACTTCGAGCGCACGGGCGCTCTCGAGCGCGCGGTGCTGTTCGTGAACCTCGCCGACGACCCGGCCATCGAGCGCCTCATCACGCCCCGTCTGGCGCTCACGGCCGCCGAGTACCTCGCGTACGAGCACGATTACCACGTGCTCGTCGTCCTCACGGACATGACGAACTACTGCGAGGCCCTCCGCCAGATCGGCGCGGCCCGCGAAGAGGTTCCCGGCCGCCGCGGCTACCCCGGCTACATGTACACGGACCTGGCGATGCTGTACGAGCGCGCCGGGCGCATCAAGGACCGCAAGGGCAGCATCACGCAGGTGCCGATCCTCACGATGCCGGGCGACGACATCACGCACCCGATCCCCGACCTGACGGGCTACATCACCGAGGGGCAGATCGTCATCTCGCGCGAGCTGCACCGCAAGGGTGTGTACCCGCCGATCAACGTGCTGCCGTCGCTCTCGCGCCTCATGAACCAGGGCATCGGGAAGGGCAAGACGCGCGAGGACCACAAGGCGGTCTCCGACCAGTGCTACGCCGGGTACGCGGAGGGCAAGGACCTTCGCGGCCTCGTGGCCATCGTCGGCAAGGAGGCGCTCTCGGCGCGCGACAAGGCCTTCCTGGAGTTCGCGGACGTCTTCGAGGACCGGTTCGTCCGGCAGCGCCGCGACGAGGACCGCTCCATCGAGGACACGCTGCGCGTGGCGTGGGATCTCGTCGGTCAGCTCCCGGAGGAGGCGCTCACCCGCCTGGACCGGAAGTTCATCGAGAAGTTCCACCCCAAGTACGCCGCGAAGCAGGCCGCGGCCGCGACGACGCCGGCCTAG
- a CDS encoding antitoxin VapB family protein — translation MPVRTLTVTDAAYQRLARLKRPGESFTDVVLRLTGERSLADLPALVTPSEARALAEAMLAARDERRDPRRRGR, via the coding sequence ATGCCCGTCCGGACCCTCACCGTGACCGATGCCGCCTACCAGCGCCTCGCGCGCCTCAAGCGCCCGGGCGAGAGCTTCACGGACGTCGTGCTGCGCCTCACGGGGGAGCGCTCGCTTGCCGACCTCCCCGCGCTCGTCACGCCCTCCGAGGCGCGCGCGCTCGCCGAGGCGATGCTCGCGGCGCGCGACGAGCGGCGCGACCCGCGGAGGCGCGGCCGATGA
- a CDS encoding PIN domain-containing protein: protein MILDASFLVDLLRGDPGARAALAELEKGSEAVRIPAPALAKLAEAMARSRNPPREAARLEALLLAAGGVALTGAHALRAGRLVGEAARDGLAMDPLDAMTAAIALEEGETLVTRAREYERVEGLRVRGY, encoded by the coding sequence ATGATCCTCGACGCCTCCTTCCTCGTCGACCTCCTGCGCGGCGACCCCGGCGCCCGCGCCGCGCTCGCGGAGCTGGAGAAGGGGAGCGAGGCCGTGCGCATCCCCGCGCCCGCGCTCGCGAAGCTCGCGGAGGCGATGGCGCGGTCGAGGAACCCGCCACGCGAGGCCGCGCGGCTCGAGGCCCTCCTCCTCGCGGCGGGCGGCGTCGCGCTCACGGGCGCGCACGCGCTGCGCGCGGGCCGCCTCGTCGGCGAGGCCGCGCGCGACGGGCTCGCGATGGACCCGCTCGACGCGATGACGGCGGCCATCGCCCTCGAGGAGGGCGAAACGCTCGTCACCCGCGCGCGCGAGTACGAGCGTGTCGAGGGACTCAGGGTGCGGGGGTATTGA
- a CDS encoding type II toxin-antitoxin system PemK/MazF family toxin has protein sequence MTTDDDLKPGDVVVVPFPFTDPSTAKRRPALVLSSAEFNGAGPDVIICAMTSRLQQAPSSLVVTQDGMQTGRLPSPSRVKVGKLALLKKDLVLAKVGQVRPEVFRQVMREFETLFP, from the coding sequence ATGACTACGGACGATGATCTGAAACCCGGCGACGTCGTCGTGGTCCCCTTCCCGTTCACGGACCCCTCGACCGCGAAGCGGCGCCCAGCCCTTGTGCTGTCGTCGGCCGAGTTCAACGGCGCGGGGCCCGACGTCATCATCTGCGCGATGACGTCCCGGCTTCAGCAGGCGCCCTCGAGCCTCGTCGTCACGCAGGACGGGATGCAGACGGGACGCCTGCCCTCGCCGAGCCGTGTGAAGGTCGGGAAGCTCGCGCTCCTCAAGAAAGACCTCGTCCTCGCGAAGGTGGGGCAGGTCCGCCCCGAGGTGTTCCGTCAGGTGATGCGGGAGTTCGAGACGCTGTTTCCCTGA
- a CDS encoding AbrB/MazE/SpoVT family DNA-binding domain-containing protein, giving the protein MIVRTVRVTDKGQITLPADVLRAVNLRKGSELLLVQDGERVVLRKATDIGQAVIDDLEGWEALSLPALAETWDNPVDDEVWNDYGR; this is encoded by the coding sequence GTGATCGTAAGGACCGTGCGCGTGACCGACAAGGGCCAGATCACGCTTCCTGCGGACGTCCTTCGAGCCGTCAATCTGCGAAAGGGGTCGGAGCTCCTCCTCGTCCAGGACGGCGAACGGGTGGTGCTTCGCAAGGCCACGGACATCGGGCAGGCCGTGATCGACGACCTCGAGGGATGGGAAGCGCTCTCGCTCCCCGCCCTCGCGGAGACGTGGGACAATCCGGTCGATGACGAGGTCTGGAATGACTACGGACGATGA
- a CDS encoding alpha/beta fold hydrolase gives MKGGYTAVALALALLAPALATAHGNHGAAPIAIEDFEVVTADGSTVKGKLAYPTDRAPTQLVVFAHGRGQTVVGAWMGHIAETAREGVAVVAVDFRDNLGFPTMWGAEDTNAAALKAFGLFPSVTRVHLVGVSMGGAISGVAAAEKPLRPDGSPLYDTWITIEGVSNVFETYYAARAIGDPAAAGMERDAGGKAEEVPLEYARRSPAMRAHDLAYLEGVFLVHALNDGTVPYDQSVELAAALRGVGLPVEFATVLREKPGQDEGTTGTWRISNAAGQADPSETSGLHLAGHAWEGDRGSTVMTVGLERLFALLEGDAIRTGASVHDASASFGARARV, from the coding sequence ATGAAGGGAGGCTACACAGCGGTCGCCCTCGCGCTCGCGCTCCTCGCGCCCGCGCTTGCGACCGCCCACGGGAACCACGGCGCCGCGCCCATCGCGATCGAGGACTTCGAGGTCGTCACCGCGGACGGATCGACCGTGAAGGGCAAGCTCGCGTACCCGACCGACCGCGCGCCGACGCAGCTCGTCGTCTTCGCGCACGGCCGCGGACAGACCGTCGTCGGAGCGTGGATGGGCCACATCGCGGAGACCGCGCGCGAAGGCGTCGCGGTCGTCGCGGTGGACTTCCGCGACAACCTCGGCTTCCCCACGATGTGGGGCGCCGAGGACACGAACGCGGCCGCCCTCAAGGCCTTCGGCCTCTTCCCGTCCGTGACGCGCGTGCACCTCGTCGGCGTCAGCATGGGCGGCGCGATCTCGGGCGTCGCCGCGGCCGAGAAGCCCCTGCGCCCCGACGGGTCGCCGCTCTACGACACCTGGATCACGATCGAGGGCGTCTCGAACGTTTTCGAGACGTACTACGCCGCGCGCGCGATCGGCGACCCCGCCGCCGCCGGCATGGAGCGCGACGCGGGCGGCAAGGCCGAGGAGGTCCCGCTCGAATACGCGCGCCGCTCCCCCGCGATGCGCGCCCACGACCTCGCCTACCTCGAAGGCGTCTTCCTCGTGCACGCGCTCAACGACGGCACGGTCCCCTACGACCAGAGCGTCGAGCTCGCCGCGGCGCTGCGCGGCGTCGGCCTCCCCGTCGAATTCGCGACGGTGCTCCGCGAGAAGCCCGGCCAGGACGAAGGCACCACCGGCACGTGGCGGATCTCCAATGCTGCCGGGCAGGCCGACCCCAGCGAGACGTCCGGGCTGCACCTCGCCGGGCACGCGTGGGAAGGGGACCGCGGGTCCACCGTGATGACGGTCGGGCTCGAGCGGTTGTTTGCGCTGCTGGAGGGGGATGCGATCCGGACGGGGGCGAGCGTGCACGATGCGAGCGCATCGTTCGGGGCGCGGGCGAGGGTGTAA
- the cas2e gene encoding type I-E CRISPR-associated endoribonuclease Cas2e, producing MLVIVTENAPPRLRGRLSLWLVEARAGVYVGDYGERVREMIWANIVQGIEEGSAVMAWSAATDSGFDLRVTGDNRRRVVDFDGLKLVSFHGLAAELSEQMEIARQHAQPQTDDELE from the coding sequence ATGCTCGTGATCGTGACTGAAAACGCTCCACCTCGGCTCCGCGGCCGCTTGTCGCTCTGGCTCGTAGAGGCGCGTGCCGGCGTTTACGTGGGGGACTACGGCGAGCGCGTACGCGAGATGATCTGGGCCAATATCGTCCAAGGCATTGAAGAAGGAAGCGCCGTGATGGCATGGTCAGCCGCCACGGACTCCGGATTCGATCTGCGAGTCACTGGCGACAACCGACGCCGCGTCGTCGACTTCGATGGGCTCAAGCTCGTCAGCTTCCATGGGCTTGCTGCGGAGCTTTCCGAACAAATGGAGATCGCGCGCCAGCACGCTCAACCCCAGACTGACGACGAACTCGAATAA
- the cas1e gene encoding type I-E CRISPR-associated endonuclease Cas1e — protein MKLPKPRPIPMRERASIIFVERGQLDVVDGAFVVIDATGVRTQLPIAGITCVMLEPGTRVSHAAIAMAARVGCLLVWVGEAAVRVYAAGQPLSARSDNLLLQARAALHPEGRLRVVRKMYDQRFGERVPDHLNVDQLRGVEGARVRALYGRLAQQFGVPWQGRKYDPSTWGSGDLANRCLSAATACLYGVTEAAVLAAGFSPALGFIHTGKPLSFVYDIADIYKFETVVPVAFRVASTRPSDPERATRHACRDAFRQTKILDRIIPDIQDLLAAAKLPDLGPFEGAIGPYLPEDDGVNDARDRD, from the coding sequence ATGAAGTTGCCCAAGCCGCGCCCGATCCCCATGCGGGAACGGGCCTCGATCATCTTCGTTGAACGCGGCCAACTCGATGTCGTCGACGGTGCCTTCGTCGTGATCGATGCCACCGGCGTCAGGACCCAACTGCCCATCGCGGGAATCACCTGCGTGATGCTCGAGCCCGGGACCCGCGTTTCGCACGCGGCCATCGCGATGGCGGCGCGCGTCGGGTGCCTCCTCGTTTGGGTCGGCGAGGCTGCCGTGCGCGTCTATGCCGCCGGCCAACCCCTTTCTGCTCGCAGCGATAATCTCCTGCTTCAAGCGAGGGCAGCCCTGCATCCTGAAGGTCGCCTCCGCGTCGTGAGGAAAATGTACGATCAGCGCTTCGGCGAGCGCGTTCCGGACCATCTCAACGTCGATCAATTGCGCGGCGTCGAAGGAGCTCGTGTCCGCGCCCTCTATGGACGTCTTGCCCAGCAATTCGGCGTTCCCTGGCAGGGTCGAAAATACGATCCCTCAACATGGGGCAGCGGCGACCTCGCGAACCGGTGCCTCAGCGCCGCCACGGCCTGCCTCTATGGCGTGACGGAAGCCGCCGTTCTCGCAGCCGGGTTTTCGCCCGCACTCGGATTCATCCATACAGGTAAACCACTGTCCTTCGTCTACGACATCGCAGATATCTACAAGTTCGAAACCGTGGTCCCTGTCGCGTTCCGGGTGGCCTCGACCCGGCCATCTGATCCTGAACGGGCCACACGTCACGCCTGCCGCGATGCGTTTCGGCAGACGAAGATTCTCGACCGGATCATCCCGGACATCCAAGACCTTCTTGCGGCCGCGAAGTTGCCCGACCTGGGACCCTTTGAAGGCGCAATCGGCCCATATTTGCCTGAAGACGACGGTGTCAACGATGCTCGTGATCGTGACTGA
- the cas6e gene encoding type I-E CRISPR-associated protein Cas6/Cse3/CasE produces the protein MQFTRITLVDPESALSNIANATAYGHHQQIWSFFAGDPDGERGFVYRYDAERQPTFHVVSDREPTHALPGWRVESRAYTPRLEMGAVLRFSLRANPTKRVASPGERSDGKRHDVVMAAKHQLKAKGEAFDLQALVQDEGIRWLERQGERHGFSVERGNVRVDDYRPHRFRRPRDGREMSVTGIDYEGRLKVTDSEAFTEALCKGIGPAKGFGFGLLMVKRA, from the coding sequence ATGCAGTTCACACGCATCACGCTCGTCGATCCAGAGAGCGCCCTCAGCAACATCGCGAACGCCACAGCCTACGGCCACCATCAGCAGATCTGGTCATTCTTCGCCGGCGACCCGGATGGCGAACGCGGTTTCGTCTACCGTTACGACGCGGAGCGTCAACCCACGTTCCATGTCGTTTCTGACCGCGAACCGACCCATGCGCTCCCGGGCTGGAGGGTCGAATCGCGCGCCTACACTCCCCGGCTGGAGATGGGGGCCGTGCTTCGCTTCTCGCTTCGAGCAAACCCTACAAAACGCGTCGCTTCACCTGGAGAACGGTCGGATGGCAAACGTCACGACGTCGTGATGGCCGCCAAGCACCAGTTGAAGGCCAAAGGTGAGGCATTCGACCTTCAGGCTCTCGTGCAGGACGAGGGCATCCGGTGGCTTGAACGCCAAGGAGAGCGCCATGGATTCTCCGTTGAACGAGGCAACGTGCGGGTCGATGATTACCGACCCCATCGTTTCCGCCGTCCCCGTGACGGACGCGAGATGAGCGTGACGGGGATCGACTACGAAGGCCGCTTGAAGGTCACAGATTCCGAGGCTTTCACCGAGGCCCTTTGCAAAGGGATCGGCCCTGCCAAGGGGTTCGGATTCGGGCTCCTGATGGTCAAGCGAGCATGA
- the cas5e gene encoding type I-E CRISPR-associated protein Cas5/CasD — MRHLLFRVYGPISSWGDIAPGTHRPSLALPTRSAILGILGGALGLERTDESGHDGLSRSIGIGIRTEAEGALLMDYHTIQSPSRERRAVWPTRREELQGRKLNTILTSRDYVQDIAFTIAVWEKDGRTDRLDDLAKALDRPRYPPYLGRRSCPPALPFAPHIVDAPTLRDAFRAARFPEIDGEVIRKLRNSEAGQEHLRVEFDVHANPGFEDVRTHRQRDQPLSRVRRTFIERVVHSTVASKEES, encoded by the coding sequence ATGCGCCACCTACTCTTTCGCGTCTACGGCCCCATCTCGAGTTGGGGCGACATCGCACCGGGAACGCACCGGCCTTCGCTTGCCCTCCCGACCCGCAGTGCCATCCTGGGCATCCTCGGGGGCGCACTGGGCCTCGAGCGGACAGATGAGTCAGGTCATGACGGCCTGTCGAGAAGCATCGGCATCGGAATCCGCACGGAAGCCGAGGGAGCCTTACTCATGGATTACCACACTATCCAATCTCCTTCACGCGAACGGCGCGCAGTGTGGCCGACGCGCCGCGAGGAACTCCAGGGTCGGAAGCTGAACACGATTCTGACGAGCCGTGATTACGTGCAGGACATCGCGTTCACCATCGCCGTCTGGGAGAAAGACGGCCGCACCGATCGGCTCGACGATCTCGCGAAGGCGCTCGACCGACCCCGTTATCCCCCATACCTCGGGCGTCGCTCATGCCCGCCAGCCCTGCCATTCGCGCCGCACATTGTCGATGCGCCAACGCTGAGAGACGCTTTTCGAGCGGCCCGATTTCCAGAGATTGACGGGGAAGTCATCCGAAAGCTTCGGAACTCCGAAGCGGGTCAGGAGCATCTGCGCGTGGAATTCGACGTTCATGCAAATCCCGGGTTCGAGGACGTCCGGACCCATCGGCAACGCGACCAGCCGCTGAGCCGTGTCCGGAGAACCTTCATCGAACGCGTCGTTCACTCGACCGTAGCGTCCAAGGAGGAATCCTGA
- the cas7e gene encoding type I-E CRISPR-associated protein Cas7/Cse4/CasC, producing the protein MTRFRQIHMLTTYPPSNLNRDDSGRPKTAIVGGTTRLRISSQSLKRAWRTSETFQHALAGAIGTRTKRVAEASYEKFVKAGIKPETATEWVKAITSVFGKPSDDGLRTGQLAHIAPEEQVAVDRLVEVLIKAKRGPNEEELLLLRKKPRAADIAMFGRMLADSTQHNVDAAVQVAHAITVHAVTVEDDYFTAVDDLKPREEDAGAGHVGVHEFGSGVFYSYVCIDTESLVDNLDGDAELASNALGALLEAMATVAPSGKQNSFASRAYANYILVEKGNRQPRSLSVAFLSGIRDGNVLPKAIAELEARVSAFDKSYGPLADERKKLNVESGEGSFEELKKFIQS; encoded by the coding sequence ATGACCCGGTTCCGACAAATCCACATGCTAACGACCTACCCGCCGTCGAATCTCAATCGCGATGACAGCGGAAGACCGAAGACCGCCATCGTCGGCGGGACGACCCGGCTGCGCATCAGCAGTCAAAGCCTGAAGCGAGCCTGGAGGACGAGTGAAACCTTCCAGCACGCTCTCGCCGGCGCCATCGGCACGCGAACGAAGCGCGTGGCTGAAGCCTCGTATGAGAAGTTCGTCAAGGCCGGCATCAAGCCGGAGACCGCGACAGAGTGGGTGAAGGCAATCACGAGCGTGTTCGGAAAACCCAGTGACGACGGACTCCGAACGGGCCAACTGGCCCACATTGCTCCGGAGGAGCAGGTGGCCGTGGACCGCCTCGTGGAGGTCTTGATCAAGGCCAAGCGCGGACCCAATGAGGAGGAGCTGCTGCTCCTTCGCAAGAAGCCGCGCGCCGCGGACATCGCGATGTTCGGCCGCATGCTCGCCGATTCGACCCAGCACAACGTCGATGCCGCAGTTCAGGTGGCCCACGCCATCACCGTCCACGCGGTGACTGTCGAGGATGACTATTTCACGGCCGTCGATGACCTCAAGCCGCGCGAAGAAGACGCCGGAGCGGGTCACGTCGGCGTTCACGAATTCGGGTCGGGGGTCTTCTACTCCTACGTCTGCATCGACACCGAATCCCTCGTCGACAATCTCGATGGCGATGCGGAACTCGCGAGCAACGCACTCGGGGCCCTCCTCGAAGCCATGGCCACGGTTGCCCCTTCCGGGAAGCAAAACAGCTTCGCGAGTCGAGCGTATGCGAACTACATCCTTGTCGAGAAGGGCAACCGCCAACCCCGAAGCCTGAGCGTCGCCTTCCTGAGCGGGATCCGTGACGGAAACGTGCTGCCCAAGGCCATCGCGGAATTGGAAGCTCGCGTTTCTGCCTTCGACAAGAGCTACGGCCCACTCGCGGACGAGCGAAAGAAGCTGAACGTCGAAAGCGGCGAGGGCTCGTTCGAGGAACTGAAGAAGTTCATCCAAAGCTGA
- the casB gene encoding type I-E CRISPR-associated protein Cse2/CasB yields MTETTSSESKSFEATRVHQWWAGLRGDSERKRPGDPGALAELRRCSTALEVQMVPAFEALVRAMPNAHLESLAVAAAVVSHVREHDGGARVAEQLAQTGAGSVPAMSPLRFRRFLQVEGATERIAAGTRLVRQLQGRINVLDLASSLYWWDTQEDVQRRWARSYYSKLPREILTKSKE; encoded by the coding sequence TTGACCGAAACCACGTCCAGCGAATCGAAGAGCTTCGAGGCGACGCGCGTCCACCAGTGGTGGGCGGGACTTCGCGGAGATTCTGAGAGAAAGAGGCCAGGCGATCCCGGAGCGCTCGCCGAACTGAGGCGCTGCTCGACCGCGCTCGAAGTCCAGATGGTTCCAGCCTTCGAAGCGCTCGTCCGGGCGATGCCGAATGCCCACCTCGAGAGCCTCGCAGTGGCCGCCGCAGTCGTCAGTCACGTTCGTGAGCACGACGGCGGTGCGCGCGTTGCAGAGCAACTCGCCCAGACTGGAGCGGGATCGGTGCCGGCTATGAGCCCTCTGAGATTCCGACGTTTCCTGCAGGTCGAGGGGGCGACCGAGCGGATCGCCGCCGGTACCAGACTCGTTCGCCAACTCCAAGGCAGGATCAACGTCCTCGACCTCGCCTCGTCTCTCTATTGGTGGGACACACAGGAGGACGTTCAGCGACGCTGGGCGCGCTCATACTACTCGAAGCTTCCACGAGAAATCCTGACGAAGAGCAAGGAGTGA
- the casA gene encoding type I-E CRISPR-associated protein Cse1/CasA translates to MKLNLISDPWIPVATPGGYRRIRPTEIISSAAKGPASPRPDFDAALYEIIIGLYQTVLAPKSEISWEGMFDKPPSEAELASKFAPFSNAFELTSSRQPFLQETGLEGAAEPISGLLIDTPGDATIDDNKDLFIRRRPEAFICGPCTALALFTLQSFSPAGGRGNMTSIRGGGPISTLILGDDLWETVWLNVLPAEAWTVGPGKPEPALFPWMNTPDPSKGKRSKLTSTEVAPGHVFWGMPRRILLGSPRGARQCVLCGELNWGFTEFISRPYGFDYHGSWIHPLSPTQEVKGTISARKGRSDLGAYRHWIGLVGNSDDGSRRPALSVHHYRSSPARRFAAPHARLRAAGYAMDNAKVEGWYEGTVGDVIPGDDGTRARVDHHAQHLIAATDVAARSLKDAYKGAWYGQLDVKGDLSFLSQALWTRTEGAFYSSLRKVASQSHVSMIERAAWFHRVVAETRRAFRERVQYTRLGDIDPKQVVQAEARLEAKLSKELPKVLDLSAEHTQGRMS, encoded by the coding sequence ATGAAGCTGAACCTGATCTCGGATCCATGGATCCCGGTCGCCACGCCAGGAGGTTACCGCAGGATTCGACCCACGGAAATCATCAGCAGCGCCGCGAAGGGCCCCGCCAGCCCCAGGCCGGATTTCGACGCGGCGCTCTACGAGATCATCATCGGGCTCTATCAGACCGTCCTCGCACCCAAGAGCGAGATATCATGGGAAGGGATGTTCGATAAGCCTCCTTCCGAGGCCGAACTAGCCTCCAAATTCGCCCCGTTCAGCAACGCATTCGAGCTGACGTCCAGCCGACAACCGTTCTTGCAAGAAACGGGCCTTGAGGGCGCGGCCGAACCCATTTCGGGCCTTCTCATCGACACCCCGGGCGATGCGACCATCGACGACAACAAGGATTTGTTTATCCGGAGACGGCCCGAGGCCTTCATTTGCGGACCTTGCACGGCCCTCGCACTCTTCACGCTCCAATCGTTCTCTCCTGCAGGCGGTCGCGGCAACATGACATCGATCCGGGGAGGAGGGCCGATTTCTACGTTGATTCTCGGCGACGACCTCTGGGAGACCGTTTGGCTCAACGTCCTCCCCGCGGAAGCGTGGACGGTAGGTCCGGGAAAACCGGAGCCAGCCCTCTTTCCGTGGATGAATACGCCGGATCCATCGAAGGGTAAGCGATCCAAACTCACGTCCACCGAAGTCGCTCCGGGCCATGTCTTCTGGGGAATGCCTCGGCGCATCCTGCTTGGGTCCCCTCGAGGTGCGAGGCAGTGCGTGCTGTGTGGCGAGTTAAATTGGGGATTCACGGAATTCATTTCGAGGCCCTATGGCTTCGATTACCATGGATCGTGGATCCACCCGCTCTCCCCGACACAAGAAGTGAAAGGGACGATCTCAGCGAGAAAAGGGCGTTCCGACCTTGGCGCTTATCGACATTGGATCGGCCTCGTCGGCAATTCCGACGACGGCTCCCGGCGGCCGGCGCTCTCCGTGCACCACTACCGGAGTTCCCCCGCCAGAAGATTCGCGGCGCCCCACGCGCGCCTTCGCGCCGCCGGCTATGCCATGGACAACGCAAAAGTCGAAGGGTGGTACGAAGGTACCGTTGGCGACGTGATCCCTGGTGATGATGGGACTCGCGCGCGCGTCGACCACCACGCGCAGCATCTCATCGCCGCGACCGACGTCGCGGCGCGATCATTGAAGGACGCCTACAAGGGCGCGTGGTACGGTCAACTCGACGTGAAAGGGGACCTTTCGTTCTTGAGCCAAGCGCTCTGGACGAGAACGGAGGGCGCATTTTACTCGAGCCTCCGAAAAGTTGCCTCACAATCTCACGTTTCGATGATTGAACGCGCGGCGTGGTTCCACCGAGTGGTTGCAGAGACTCGACGCGCCTTCCGCGAGAGAGTGCAGTACACGCGCCTCGGGGACATCGATCCCAAACAGGTTGTCCAAGCAGAGGCCCGACTCGAAGCCAAGTTGAGCAAGGAACTGCCCAAAGTCCTCGACTTGAGCGCCGAGCATACTCAGGGGAGAATGTCTTGA